In Uranotaenia lowii strain MFRU-FL chromosome 2, ASM2978415v1, whole genome shotgun sequence, one genomic interval encodes:
- the LOC129745357 gene encoding prolactin regulatory element-binding protein, with protein MAPTRKPNDGLLARVNFPLYAIEMLTSRHVLVAGGGGASKTGVANGFEIYEIYHNGEKYVAEEIIRHETGPTVVMNCAIKNDEKRSLLLAGQENHCQMYLVNPIITSGADGETIGAGKTSETLDSLRKRKAAPSQQPQANGQVNHPKDSEQSADKKLKGDGKDDRQRKRIRFEIKTGDSVQTDFTENEPLQRVVRISSNGKVMATGGTDGHLRLWHFPKMTLITAILAHTNEIDDLCFSPDSKHIVSIAKDGLGMIWPVNPAKESKKLVWDPPEGGKYLLKRCRYGVIEGQKDKHRLFTLANPLTRSGKTRGYLQQWDPEVGRLTRVVEIDEALAALAVRDDGRFVAIGTMFSGSVSIYIAFSLQQVMHIPNAHAMFVTGLEFLPVTNFDGPAVTADTEAAVLSISVDNRVCIHSFQFRHSLPAWVAIFAIILILCITFCFCSYIGL; from the exons ATGGCCCCGACTAGGAAACCGAATGATGGGCTGCTGGCCCGGGTCAATTTCCCACTATATGCCATTGAAATGCTGACCAGCAGACATGTCCTGGTGGCAGGGGGCGGCGGAGCCTCAAAAACTGGAGTCGCTAATGGGTTT gAAATCTACGAGATTTACCACAATGGCGAGAAATATGTGGCCGAAGAAATAATCCGGCACGAAACGGGTCCAACGGTGGTCATGAACTGTGCgataaaaaacgatgaaaagcgGTCACTACTTCTCGCTGGTCAGGAAAATCACTGCCAAATGTATCTGGTCAATCCGATTATAACTTCCGGTGCAGATGGGGAAACTATTGGGGCCGGGAAAACATCTGAAACACTGGACAGTTTAAGGAAGAGGAAAGCGGCACCATCTCAACAACCACAGGCCAATGGACAGGTCAATCATCCAAAGGATTCAGAACAATCCGCGGATAAGAAATTGAAAGGCGATGGAAAAGACGATCGGCAAAGGAAACGCATTAGGTTCGAGATAAAAACCGGCGATTCAGTTCAGACAGATTTTACTGAAAATGAACCACTACAGCGAGTTGTTCGAATCAGTTCCAACGGAAAGGTGATGGCCACTGGAGGAACCGATGGACATTTACGGCTTTGGCATTTCCCCAAAATGACACTGATTACGGCCATTTTGGCGCATACCAATGAAATCGATGATTTATGTTTCAGTCCCGATAGCAAGCATATCGTTTCGATAGCCAAGGATGGCCTCGGGATGATATGGCCCGTCAATCCGGCCAAAGAATCCAAGAAACTTGTGTGGGATCCTCCAGAAGGTGGCAAATATTTACTGAAGCGATGTCGCTACGGAGTGATAGAAGGTCAAAAGGATAAGCATCGTTTGTTCACCTTGGCCAATCCCCTTACAAGATCCGGTAAAACCAGGGGATACCTTCAACAGTGGGATCCGGAAGTGGGTCGGTTGACTCGGGTGGTAGAAATCGATGAGGCATTGGCAGCATTAGCCGTACGAGACGATGGCCGATTCGTGGCCATCGGAACCATGTTCAGTGGTTCTGTCTCGATATACATAGCCTTCAGCTTGCAACAAGTGATGCACATTCCCAATGCTCATGCGATGTTCGTCACCGGACTGGAGTTCCTACCAGTTACCAATTTCGATGGCCCGGCCGTTACTGCTGATACGGAGGCAGCTGTCCTCTCCATTTCGGTGGACAATCGGGTGTGCATTCACAGTTTTCAATTCAGAC ATTCTCTCCCGGCGTGGGTAGCAATTTTCGCAATTATTCTCATACTGTGCATCACATTTTGTTTCTGCTCATACATCGGACTGTGA